The DNA sequence CTTCCTTCCACATTGATTCCATGCCTTTGCTGTCTTCATAGACATTCGGGTCATGCTCCTGCATGGAAAATGGGATATGGAATAAAACTGAAACGAGCGGAAAGGTGATTGGCATGAGCACCAGCGCCAGCAGGATGATGAGCAGGTATCTGCCCTGCAGTGATTTTGGCTTCATTGCTTCACCCTGTAGCCGATGCCCCGGATGGTTTCCAGGATGGCAGGCGAGCCTGGGTTTTCTTCAATTTTTTCGCGCAGGTAGCGGATGTGGACCATCAAGGTTTTATCTCCGTCCATATAGGGCTCCCCCCAGACTGCCTCAAAAATCTGCTCTTTTGTGAGAATCTGGTTCGGATGGCGGAGCATGTACATGAAAATCTGATGCTGCTTGCCTGTCAGGATGATCTCTTCGCCGCTCCTTGTATCGGTGATGCGATTCTCCCCAAGGCTGACTTCGAGATGGCGAAGCAGGAGCCGGCTCTGTTCCGGCTTTCCATACCTCCGGAGCAGCACATCGACCCTTGCCGCCAGCTCTTCCGGATGAAATGGCTTTGTCAGGTAATCATCGGCAAACTGCAGGCCCTGCAGCTTATCATCGACAGCCGTCCGGGCCGAAAGCATCAGGATAGGAATCCCCGGAGCATCCTTCTTCAGGCGCTGGCCGACCGTAAAACCGTCCAGACCTGGCAGCATTACATCAAGGATGACCAGGTCCGCTCTGGCAGCTGCCTGGGCTGCTCCCTCCCCTGACTGCAGCCAGTCGACCGAGTAGCCTTTTTCAAGGAGAT is a window from the Bacillus infantis NRRL B-14911 genome containing:
- a CDS encoding response regulator transcription factor; protein product: MKMKNILYIEDDKEIGKWTKDYLLEKGYSVDWLQSGEGAAQAAARADLVILDVMLPGLDGFTVGQRLKKDAPGIPILMLSARTAVDDKLQGLQFADDYLTKPFHPEELAARVDVLLRRYGKPEQSRLLLRHLEVSLGENRITDTRSGEEIILTGKQHQIFMYMLRHPNQILTKEQIFEAVWGEPYMDGDKTLMVHIRYLREKIEENPGSPAILETIRGIGYRVKQ